In a single window of the Metopolophium dirhodum isolate CAU chromosome 2, ASM1992520v1, whole genome shotgun sequence genome:
- the LOC132939930 gene encoding vacuolar protein-sorting-associated protein 25, which translates to MGDVQWPWQYSFPPFFTIQPNAETRQKQLDAWRTLLLDYCRTQKVCVIDVREGDLLPVFNNTTISRKLSPDAIMTVLGVLQKTGNAEPLDKTRTRWNVYWHTLDEWASIVYKWAQDNAMLNTVCTFYEIASDSGDLNGIDDGVLTKALRVLERRQQAEILTLDGGSGVKFFS; encoded by the exons ATGGGTGATGTCCAATGGCCGTGGCAATACAGCTTCCCACCATTCTTCAC TATCCAGCCAAACGCGGAGACAAGACAGAAGCAATTAGACGCTTGGAGGACATTGCTATTGGATTATTGTCGCACGCAGAAAGTGTGTGTTATTGATGTACGCGAAGGAGACCTATTGCCTGTTTTCAACAATACTACCATATCCA GAAAACTGTCACCTGATGCGATCATGACGGTTTTAGGCGTTCTACAGAAGACGGGAAATGCCGAACCGCTTGACAAGACTAGAACAAG gtGGAATGTTTATTGGCACACGTTGGACGAATGGGCGTCGATAGTGTACAAATGGGCTCAGGACAACGCCATGCTCAACACGGTGTGTACGTTCTACGAGATAGCCAGCGACAGTggtg ATCTGAACGGTATTGATGACGGTGTACTGACCAAAGCTTTGCGGGTGTTGGAGCGACGTCAACAGGCGGAAATACTTACGCTGGACGGAGGATCGGGCGTGAAATTTTTCTCATAG
- the LOC132939928 gene encoding phosphatidylinositol 4,5-bisphosphate 3-kinase catalytic subunit delta isoform, translating to MVCENPAFNFDFWNEINHDSVVEVTCLMPNSISIPLTVSTSTSLHELKEELWEEAVKYPLHGMLHDSSSYSISYVNAMAQREMLVDENKRLCDVRPFLAVLNIVERQEDKADNVLNAQISNLIGKGLMEFDSLKSSEVNQFRGKMKALADQMQANRRRQSWLERLLYQFAPRLAASTLSSNVLPTTVTRRLRDDNFSVVIKFDNTETTFTFNVGLTTTPDQLMMQILNKRAMTLKTRNEKCSDFTLKVCGREEYIVGLHPLIDFAYIQDSLSQDLNPILIAVSKFNVPVPEEVNKDQTEYIEQNKTRTTLTLRKKTKHKLSFDIDEQFKFKVNYISKLNCDVTRTVEVGIEAALFHGGKALCECVRTSEKIVNNGDCTWDEELEFDMSIADIPRMARLCLVVYEVSKTSKGLRTRRIKESKQEMFVTPMDWVNTTVYDFKNQLKSGSITLYMWTYADDLQNEDLLHPLGTVVSNPNVEQTTALTITFHSYQPAEHVIVYPSLDKLRELADKKGKDDLKDQAVGDSQSLKTYLDQIKTMAERGEPLDEMHEQDRKKLWRHRYHILQSVPGLLAKLLDCVEWGIRWEVAEATSLVSRWPLLGPQQALELLDYAYADQVVRSFAVKCLQILSDEDLSLFLLQLVQALKHESYLCCDLVEFLLTRALQNQKIGHYLFWHLRSEMQVASVSVRFGLMLEAYCRGSIEHMKTLIRQMDFLEKLKKTTELVRQRRDKEKARSFLQEYFQEGHCIEAMSSVHSPLDPSYKCKRVRTEKCRVMDSKMKPLWIVFENVDSHGDDIYVIFKNGDDLRQDMLALQMIRIMDKLWKNEGLDLRMNPYQCISTDNRVGMIEVVLNAETIANIQKEKGMFSATSAFKKGSLLAWLKDYNQTEQSLQKAIEEFTFSCAGYCVATYVLGVADRHSDNIMVKKTGQLFHIDFGHILGHFKEKFGFRRERVPFVLTHDFVHVINKGQTRKEALEFQMFQNYCEKAFLILRRHGSLILSLFAMMISTGLPELGSEKDLNYLRETLVMDLSENDAKMHFRSKFEEALGNSWKTSLNWASHNLAKNNKQ from the exons ATGGTGTGTGAAAATCCGGcttttaatttcgatttttggAATGAGATCAACCATGATTCTGTTGTGGAAGTCACTTGTTTAATGCCCAATAGTATTTCAATACCATTAACAGTTTCAACAAGCACATCTTTGCACGAGTTAAAAGAG GAATTATGGGAAGAGGCAGTCAAATATCCCTTGCACGGTATGTTGCACGACTCAAGCAGTTACAGTATATCTTATGTCAATGCTATGGCCCAACGAGAAATGCTTGTGGATGAGAATAAGAGACTGTGTGATGTACGACCATTTTTAGCAGTCCTCAACATTGTAGAACGTCAAGAAGATAAAGCAGACAATGTACTTAATGCCCAAATAAGTAATCTCATTGGGAAAG gtcTAATGGAATTTGATTCATTGAAAAGTTCAGAAGTAAATCAGTTTCGTGGAAAAATGAAAGCATTAGCTGATCAAATGCAAGCTAATCGAAGACGACAAAGTTGGTTAGAACGACTTTTGTATCAATTTGCACCACGCTTAGCTGCTTCTACTTTATCTTCTAATGTCTTGCCTACTACAGTAACAAGGAGGCTAAGAGATGATAATTTTTCAGttgtaataaaatttgataacacggag actacatttacatttaatgtGGGTCTTACAACGACACCTGACCAACTGATGATGCAAATACTAAATAAACGTGCAATGACATTAAAAACTAGAAATGAAAAGTGTTCAGATTTTACTCTTAAAGTTTGTGGCCGAGAAGAATACATTGTTGGTCTACATCCTTTAATAGATTTTGCCTATATACAAGATAGCCTGTCTCAAGATCTCAACCCAATTTTGATTGCTGTTTCTAAGTTTAATGTTCCAG ttccaGAAGAAGTTAACAAAGACCAGACTGAATACATTGAGCAAAATAAGACTCGTACTACATTAACATTACGTAAAAAGACTAAACACAAATTGTCATTTGATATTGATGAGCAATTTAAGTTCAAAGTGAActatattagtaaattaaacTGTGATGTTACCAGAACTGTTGAAGTTGGAATCGAAGCGGCTTTGTTTCATGGGGGTAAAGCGTTGTGCGAGTGTGTTAGGACGTCTGAAAAGATTGTTAACAACGGTGACTGTACATGGGACGAAGAACTAGAATTTGATATGAGTATAGCTGACATACCACGGATGGCTCGTTTATGTTTAGTAGTATATGAAGTCTCCAAAACATCGAAAGGACTAAGAACTAGACGCATTAAAGAATCCAAACAA GAAATGTTTGTAACACCAATGGACTGGGTCAACACAACTGTATATGACTTTAAAAATCAGCTAAAAAGTGGGTCAATTACGTTGTATATGTGGACATATGCTGATGATTTGCAAAATGAAGACTTGTTACACCCACTTGGTACTGTTGTGTCTAATCCAAATGTTGAACAAACAACAGCATTAACTATAACTTTTCATag TTATCAACCAGCTGAGCACGTAATAGTGTATCCAAGTTTGGATAAATTACGAGAGTTAGCTGATAAAAAAGGGAAAGATGACTTAAAAGATCAAGCAGTTGGAGATTCACAATCACTAAAAACTTATTTAGATCAAATAAA gacAATGGCCGAGCGTGGGGAACCTTTAGATGAAATGCATGAACAGGATCGAAAGAAACTGTGGCGGCATAGGTATCATATATTGCAATCAGTACCTGGACTTTTAGCTAAACTTTTAGACTGTGTGGAATGGGGTATACGGTGGGAAGTAGCTGAAGCTACCTCATTGGTCTCCAGGTGGCCTCTTTTAGGACCACAGCAGGCTTTGGAATTGCTAGACTATGCTTATGCTGACCAAGTAGTTCGAAGTTTTGCCgttaaatgcttacaaatacTAAG TGATGAAGATCTTTCATTGTTTCTTTTACAACTGGTCCAAGCTCTGAAACATGAATCTTATTTATGCTGTGACCTAGTAGAATTTTTGCTTACAAGAGcattacaaaatcaaaaaattggcCATTACTTATTTTGGCATCtcag atcagAAATGCAAGTGGCGTCTGTGTCTGTACGCTTCGGTTTAATGTTGGAAGCATATTGCCGAGGATCCATTGAACATATGAAAACATTAATTAGACAAATGGATTTTTTGGAAAAACTGAAAAAGACCACAGAGTTAGTAAGGCAGCGTCGCGACAAAGAAAAAGCTCGGTCTTTTTTACAAGAATATTTTCAAGAAGGACATTGCATTGAAGCTATGTCATCTGTGCATAGTCCTTTAGATCCCAGTTATAAGTGCAAAAGAGTTAG AACTGAAAAGTGTCGCGTGATGGATAGCAAAATGAAACCTTTATGgatagtttttgaaaatgttgattcaCATGGCGATGACATTtacgttatatttaaaaatggtgACGATTTGAGGCAAGATATGCTTGCTTTACAGATGATACGTATTATGGACAAACTATGGAAAAATGAAGGGTTGGATTTGAG gaTGAATCCATATCAATGTATATCGACAGATAACCGTGTGGGTATGATTGAAGTGGTGTTGAATGCAGAAACCATAGCTaatattcaaaaagaaaaaggaATGTTTTCAGCAACATCTGCTTTTAAAAAGGGATCGTTATTAG CATGGTTAAAAGACTACAATCAAACAGAACAGTCATTGCAAAAGGCAATTGAAGAATTTACCTTTTCATGTGCTGGCTACTGTGTGGCTACCTATGTATTGGGTGTTGCTGATCGCCATTccgataatattatggtcaaaAAAACAGGCcaa CTATTTCACATTGATTTTGGTCACATTCTTGGTCATTTCAAAGAGAAATTTGGTTTCCGTCGCGAACGTGTACCATTTGTGTTGACCCATGACTTTGTGCATGTTATTAATAAAGGCCAGACTAGAAAAGAGGCCCTCGAATTCCAAATGTTCCAGAATTACTGTGAAAAG gCCTTTCTAATATTAAGGAGACATGGCTCATTAATACTTTCTCTTTTCGCAATGATGATTTCAACTGGTCTGCCTGAATTGGGTTCCGAAAAAGATCTCAATTATTTACGCGAGACACTTGTAATGGACCTATCAGAAAATGATGCTAAAATGCATTTCCGATCCAAGTTTGAAGAAGCATTAGGCAATTCGTGGAAGACATCACTTAATTGGGCATCTCATAATTTAGCAAAAAACAACAAACAATGA
- the LOC132939934 gene encoding Golgi phosphoprotein 3 homolog sauron, translating to MMSRADGLVQRRNVNRDSADGVSKENGQSAADKLDYEEDIDDGDSKETRLTLMEEVLLLGLKDKEGYTSFWNDSISSGLRGCILVELALRQRIELEKAGMRRKSLQMRKVIIKNETPTGDVLLDEALKHIKETNPPETIQSWIEYLSGETWNPLKIKYQLKNVRERLAKNLVEKGVLTTEKQNFLLFDMTTHPLTDNEAKVRLVKKVQDAVLSRWINDPHRMDKRLLALLLLAQASDVLESAFSPLNDEDYELATRRLRELSDMDLEVESMKGSTNDVIWAVFANFNK from the exons ATGATGAGCCGCGCCGACGGTCTGGTGCAAAGGCGCAACGTCAACAGAGACAGCGCGGACGGCGTTTCCAAGGAGAACGGCCAGTCGGCGGCCGACAAACTCGACTACGAGGAAGACATCGACGACGGTGACTCTAAAGAGACACGTCTCACGTTAATGGAAGAAGTGCTGCTGCTTGGTCTCAAAGACAAAGAG ggGTATACATCATTTTGGAATGATTCAATTTCATCTGGCTTACGTGGATGTATACTTGTTGAACTCGCACTTCGTCAAAGAATTGAACTAGAAAAAGCTGGAATGCGAAGAAAAAGCCTACAAATGAGgaaagtaattataaaaaatgagaCACCTACAGGTGATGTTCTGTTAGATGAAGCTCTTAAACATATCAAAGAGACCAATCCTCCTGAAACAATACAAAGTTGGATTGAATATTTGAgtg gtGAAACGTGGAATcctttgaaaatcaaatatcaacTGAAAAATGTGAGAGAACGATTAGCAAAAAACTTAGTAGAAAAAGGTGTTCTCACCACTGAAAAACAAAACTttcttttatttgatatgactACGCATCCATTAACAGATAATGAAGCTAAAGTTAGGCTAGTTAAAAAG gtgcAAGATGCTGTTTTGTCTCGGTGGATTAATGATCCACATAGAATGGATAAACGACTGTTGGCTTTATTATTGTTGGCTCAAGCATCAGATGTACTGGAAAGTGCATTTTCTCCTCTAAATGATGAAGATTATGAATTAGCCACTAGAAGATTACGAGAATTATCAGACATGGATTTAGAAGTTGAGTCAATGAAAGGTTCTACTAATGACGTAATTTGGGCTGTATTTgccaatttcaataaataa